Proteins encoded together in one Cyanobacteriota bacterium window:
- the plsX gene encoding phosphate acyltransferase PlsX, producing the protein MAVTRARIAIDAMGGDHAPAEIVAGALRAHEELDAEVILVGDPDQITTELRKHTSSQPMEIVPAEGVVEMEEEPLVALRRKPNASINVAMQLVKEKRADAVVSAGHSGAAMAAALLRLGRLKGIERPAIAAVFPTLMAGKSVLILDVGANVDCRPQFLEQFAVMGSIYSQYVMGTEEPKVGLLNIGEESTKGNDVAIRAHQLLSENPHISFIGNAEGRDVLSGRFDVVVCDGFVGNVLLKFAEAVGDVLLQILRQELPRGMHGKLGTTLLKPNLRRIRQRIDHAEHGGALLLGVDGICIIGHGSSQAPTVFNAVRLAKEAVDHTVLDRINMAQQAMVGKQS; encoded by the coding sequence ATGGCTGTAACTCGAGCAAGAATTGCGATCGATGCAATGGGCGGGGATCATGCCCCTGCTGAGATTGTCGCTGGGGCGCTGAGAGCGCACGAAGAACTGGATGCCGAGGTGATTCTTGTTGGCGATCCTGACCAAATCACCACGGAACTCAGGAAACACACCAGTTCGCAACCGATGGAAATTGTGCCCGCTGAAGGCGTGGTAGAGATGGAAGAAGAGCCACTGGTGGCTCTGCGGCGCAAGCCTAATGCGTCAATTAATGTGGCTATGCAACTAGTGAAGGAAAAGCGGGCTGATGCTGTGGTTTCGGCAGGTCATTCTGGAGCAGCCATGGCAGCGGCTCTACTGCGGTTAGGACGCTTGAAAGGAATTGAGCGGCCAGCGATCGCGGCTGTCTTTCCAACATTGATGGCTGGCAAGTCTGTGTTGATATTGGATGTTGGCGCTAATGTTGACTGCCGTCCTCAGTTTTTAGAGCAATTTGCTGTGATGGGCAGCATTTATAGCCAATATGTGATGGGCACAGAGGAACCTAAGGTCGGCCTGCTAAATATCGGTGAAGAGTCTACCAAAGGCAATGATGTTGCTATCCGCGCTCACCAGCTTTTGTCTGAGAACCCCCATATTAGCTTCATCGGTAATGCTGAAGGGCGAGATGTGTTGTCTGGCCGCTTTGATGTGGTTGTGTGTGATGGCTTTGTGGGCAATGTGTTACTAAAGTTTGCTGAGGCGGTTGGTGATGTATTGTTACAGATTCTGCGGCAAGAGTTGCCGCGGGGTATGCACGGTAAGCTAGGCACAACCCTCCTGAAGCCAAACCTACGGCGGATTCGCCAGAGAATTGATCATGCTGAGCATGGTGGAGCCTTGTTGTTAGGGGTCGATGGAATCTGTATCATTGGTCATGGTAGTTCCCAAGCTCCCACTGTATTCAATGCTGTGCGCTTGGCGAAGGAAGCCGTTGACCATACCGTGTTAGACCGTATCAATATGGCGCAGCAGGCTATGGTCGGCAAGCAATCCTAG
- a CDS encoding ketoacyl-ACP synthase III encodes MKHQHAGVAITGIGSAVPATILDNEGLSQIVDTNDEWISSRTGIRQRRLASVNESVTTLATVAGAYALEMAGVDPADVDLMILATSTSDDLFGSACRVQTALGANRAVAFDITAACSGFVFGMVTAAQFIHTGAYQTVLLIGADVLSRWTDWHDRRTCILFGDGAGAMVLQAHATNHLLSFELRSDGTLNDCLNLAYQPTATEIGAGVTIAQGTYQPVTMNGQEVYRFAVKQVPEVIEKALYRAGITAAQVDWLLLHQANQRILDAVADRLGIPREKVISNLAHYGNTSAASIPLALDPEVRQGNIKPGDVIACAGFGAGLTWGATVFRWGRN; translated from the coding sequence TTGAAACACCAACACGCAGGAGTCGCTATTACGGGGATTGGATCCGCAGTCCCTGCTACTATCCTTGATAATGAAGGTTTAAGCCAAATAGTTGATACCAACGATGAGTGGATTTCTAGTCGAACGGGAATTCGGCAACGGCGACTAGCAAGTGTCAACGAATCGGTGACCACCTTGGCAACGGTGGCTGGTGCTTATGCCCTGGAAATGGCGGGGGTTGATCCTGCGGATGTTGATTTAATGATTTTGGCAACTTCTACTAGTGATGACTTGTTTGGTAGTGCCTGCCGCGTACAAACCGCCTTGGGAGCCAACAGAGCTGTAGCATTTGATATCACGGCTGCCTGCTCTGGGTTTGTCTTTGGCATGGTGACCGCAGCCCAGTTTATTCACACAGGTGCCTACCAAACTGTACTTTTGATTGGTGCGGATGTGCTGTCAAGATGGACTGATTGGCACGATCGCCGCACTTGTATTTTGTTTGGGGATGGCGCTGGGGCAATGGTGCTACAGGCTCACGCAACTAATCACCTCCTGAGCTTTGAGCTACGCAGTGACGGTACACTTAACGACTGCTTAAACCTAGCCTATCAGCCGACAGCAACGGAGATTGGCGCTGGAGTTACGATCGCCCAAGGCACCTATCAACCTGTCACCATGAACGGACAAGAAGTGTATCGCTTTGCTGTGAAACAAGTGCCCGAAGTGATCGAAAAAGCATTGTATCGAGCTGGGATTACCGCCGCCCAAGTAGACTGGCTGCTACTGCATCAAGCAAACCAGCGCATTCTAGATGCAGTTGCCGATCGCCTAGGCATCCCTAGAGAAAAGGTCATCAGCAACCTGGCTCACTATGGCAACACCTCAGCCGCCTCCATTCCCCTGGCATTGGATCCAGAAGTGCGTCAGGGCAATATTAAGCCCGGTGATGTTATCGCCTGTGCTGGGTTTGGGGCTGGTTTAACCTGGGGTGCAACCGTTTTCCGCTGGGGACGGAACTAA